In Flagellatimonas centrodinii, a single window of DNA contains:
- a CDS encoding c-type cytochrome, with protein MKRLVLALSLCLPLFAAAETTDGNLFTGGDVARGESKAATCGACHGPKGNSGNPEWPSLAGQGAPYLKTQLEAFRSGARKNVLMSSQAAGLSDQDIADLAAYYAAQTAKPGVASEASVAVAQPLYRAGDAERGIPGCAGCHGPTGAGNPAAAYPHLAGQHATYTAAALRAYRSGERGGSHNGQMMVTIAKQLTDEEIEALASYLNGLQ; from the coding sequence ATGAAGCGCCTGGTTCTCGCTCTATCCCTCTGCCTGCCCCTGTTCGCCGCGGCTGAAACGACCGACGGCAATCTGTTCACCGGCGGCGATGTTGCGCGCGGCGAGTCCAAAGCCGCGACTTGTGGCGCCTGCCATGGCCCCAAAGGCAACAGCGGCAACCCTGAATGGCCTAGCCTGGCCGGGCAGGGCGCACCCTACCTGAAAACCCAGCTTGAGGCTTTCCGGTCCGGCGCGCGCAAGAATGTCCTGATGAGCAGTCAGGCCGCCGGCCTGTCGGATCAGGACATCGCCGACCTGGCCGCCTACTATGCGGCCCAGACCGCCAAACCCGGCGTCGCCAGTGAGGCCTCTGTCGCCGTTGCCCAGCCGCTGTACCGGGCCGGCGACGCCGAACGTGGCATCCCCGGATGTGCCGGCTGCCATGGCCCCACCGGTGCCGGCAACCCGGCCGCCGCCTACCCGCATCTGGCCGGCCAGCACGCCACCTACACCGCGGCCGCCCTGCGCGCGTACCGCAGCGGGGAACGCGGTGGCTCGCACAATGGTCAGATGATGGTGACGATCGCCAAGCAGCTGACCGATGAAGAGATC
- the yihA gene encoding ribosome biogenesis GTP-binding protein YihA/YsxC: MTQNPFARAQFLLSCARTAQLPDDRAPEIAFAGRSNAGKSSALNALCGQKQLARVSKTPGRTQLLNLFEVPGGRLVDLPGYGYAQVPGEVRRDWGKLIGAYMETRDNLIGAVLIMDIRHPLTDFDTQMLDWSASRRLPVHCLLTKADKLGYGAAKNTLLQVQQAITDRDQPETTVALFSSTSRQGLDPARQHLMGWLGIGPDGQPLAA; this comes from the coding sequence ATGACACAGAATCCCTTTGCTCGCGCGCAGTTCCTGTTGTCCTGCGCCCGCACCGCGCAGCTACCCGACGACCGCGCGCCGGAGATCGCCTTTGCCGGCCGCTCCAATGCCGGCAAGTCGTCGGCGCTGAACGCGCTGTGTGGCCAGAAGCAGCTGGCACGTGTGTCCAAGACCCCCGGCCGCACCCAGCTGTTGAACCTGTTCGAGGTGCCCGGCGGGCGGCTGGTCGACCTGCCCGGCTATGGTTATGCCCAGGTCCCCGGCGAGGTGCGGCGGGACTGGGGCAAGCTGATCGGCGCGTACATGGAAACCCGGGACAACCTTATCGGTGCCGTGCTGATCATGGACATCCGGCACCCCTTGACCGATTTCGACACCCAGATGCTCGACTGGTCCGCCAGCCGCCGCCTGCCGGTGCACTGCCTGCTGACCAAGGCCGACAAACTCGGTTACGGCGCGGCCAAGAACACCTTGCTGCAGGTGCAGCAGGCGATCACTGATCGTGACCAGCCGGAGACCACGGTGGCGCTGTTTTCGTCGACCAGCCGGCAGGGGCTCGACCCGGCACGTCAGCACCTGATGGGCTGGCTGGGGATCGGCCCCGACGGTCAGCCGCTGGCAGCCTGA
- a CDS encoding saccharopine dehydrogenase family protein, whose protein sequence is MSQPEFDVVVFGATSFVGQILTQYLFDRHGAGSAELRWALAGRSQAKLAQVRGGLGESAADLPLIVADAADSAALTALCSRTRAVISTVGPYALYGTPLVEACVDSGTDYCDLTGEVQWIDEMIRRFETRAQASGARIVHCCGFDSIPSDLGQWVLQQASQRQLGAPCTTVKMRVKALRGGFSGGTVASLMNVFKLASEDPALRKKLGDPYLLCPDDRRGEGRQPNVKGPALDPDFQAWVAPFVMAGINTRVVQRSNALSQQAWGTRFRYDEAMLTGKGFKGRLSAIGLTAGLGGFLLGAALPPTRWVLERFVVPKPGEGPSPAAQASGFFDLRFHGTTDDGRSMRAKVTGDRDPGYGSTGKMLGEAGACLARDIPDLPGGFWTPATAFGQKLVDRLQDHAGLHFEVAEG, encoded by the coding sequence ATGTCGCAGCCGGAATTTGATGTCGTGGTCTTCGGCGCCACCAGTTTCGTCGGCCAGATTCTCACGCAGTATCTGTTCGATCGCCATGGCGCCGGCAGCGCCGAGCTGCGCTGGGCATTGGCGGGACGCTCGCAAGCCAAGCTGGCCCAGGTGCGGGGCGGGCTTGGCGAGAGTGCAGCCGACCTGCCGCTGATCGTCGCCGATGCTGCCGACTCGGCGGCACTGACCGCGCTCTGCAGCCGGACCCGGGCGGTCATCTCCACCGTCGGGCCGTACGCGCTCTACGGGACGCCATTGGTCGAAGCCTGCGTCGACAGCGGCACCGATTATTGCGACCTCACGGGCGAGGTCCAGTGGATCGACGAGATGATCCGTCGCTTCGAGACCCGGGCTCAGGCCTCCGGGGCGCGCATCGTCCACTGCTGTGGTTTTGACTCGATCCCCTCCGATCTCGGCCAGTGGGTGTTGCAGCAGGCATCGCAGCGGCAGCTCGGGGCGCCCTGCACAACCGTGAAGATGCGGGTCAAGGCGCTGCGCGGCGGGTTTTCCGGCGGCACCGTGGCCAGTCTGATGAACGTTTTCAAGCTGGCCAGCGAAGACCCGGCGCTGCGCAAGAAGCTCGGCGATCCCTACCTGTTGTGCCCGGACGACCGGCGTGGCGAAGGTCGACAGCCGAACGTCAAGGGGCCCGCGCTCGATCCCGACTTCCAGGCCTGGGTGGCGCCGTTCGTGATGGCCGGGATCAACACCCGCGTGGTGCAGCGTTCGAATGCGCTCAGCCAGCAGGCCTGGGGTACCCGCTTCCGCTACGACGAGGCGATGCTCACCGGCAAGGGGTTCAAGGGACGGCTGTCGGCCATCGGCCTCACCGCCGGGCTTGGCGGCTTTCTGCTCGGCGCCGCGCTACCACCGACCCGGTGGGTCCTTGAGCGCTTCGTCGTGCCCAAGCCCGGCGAGGGTCCCAGCCCGGCGGCGCAGGCCAGTGGGTTCTTCGACCTGCGATTCCATGGCACCACTGATGATGGCCGCTCGATGCGGGCCAAGGTCACCGGCGATCGCGACCCCGGCTATGGCTCGACCGGCAAGATGCTGGGCGAAGCCGGCGCCTGCCTGGCGCGCGATATCCCCGACCTGCCCGGTGGTTTCTGGACCCCTGCCACCGCCTTCGGCCAGAAACTGGTCGACCGCCTGCAGGATCATGCCGGCCTTCATTTCGAGGTGGCGGAGGGCTGA
- the polA gene encoding DNA polymerase I → MSAQAPLILVDGSSWLFRAYHALPPLTNAHGEATGAVFGMYNMLKRLMKDYQPERLCVVFDPPGKTFREDWYPDYKANRGETPDDLKQQFPRITELLKAMGLPVIAVPGVEADDVIGTLARQARGADLDVLIVTSDKDMAQLVDDHVHLLDTMKNRRMDPDGVVEKFGVRADQIIDYLALMGDSSDNIPGVHGVGPKTAAKWLGQYGTLDALIADADAIKGKAGENLRSALDHLPLSKRLTTIVLDVELPVTLDSLRPGERDEPAMVTLFDRLGFKPERAAAAVKPVVPDGTAEAPPEPAQAPPPKENAEPTRSICVTTAEQLDQLIAALEQAELICVDTETDALDAQQAGLVGLAFAVKAGEGWYVPLAHDYMGAPQQLPMAEVLARVKPLLESPDRPKVGQHLKYDLNVLRRHGIEVQGVAHDTMLQSYVLDAAGHRHDMDTLARKYLDHTTTTFADIAGKGKAQLSFNQVALEQAAPYSAEDADITLRLHQTLFPRLQAEPTLEAVYRELEMPLVPVLADMEYHGVGVDVPLLKRISTELAQRMETLEKDCFEAAGQPFNLGSPKQLGAILFDQLGLRVVSKTPKGEPSTAEDVLEVLADEHPLPRLILDWRSVAKLRSTYTETLPQMVNPKTGRIHTSYHQAVAATGRLSSSDPNLQNIPIRTAEGRRIRQAFVPAEGCSLLSIDYSQIELRLMAHFSGDDKLLGAFRNGQDIHRATAAEVFGVALDAVSSEQRRAAKAINFGLIYGISAFGLARNIGVGRNEAAEIIERFFARYPGVKAFMDGTRERAREQGFVETLRGRRLYLPNINARNAAQRQYAERTAINAPLQGTAADLIKAAMLDVHGFLQDEAPEVRMIMQVHDELVFEGPEAMLRELGPVLSARMCRSSVLTVPLVAEPGLGANWDASHG, encoded by the coding sequence ATGAGCGCCCAGGCACCGCTGATCCTGGTCGACGGCTCGTCCTGGCTGTTCCGTGCCTACCATGCACTGCCGCCGCTGACCAACGCCCACGGCGAGGCCACGGGTGCCGTGTTCGGCATGTACAACATGCTCAAGCGGCTGATGAAGGACTATCAGCCGGAACGCCTCTGCGTGGTATTCGACCCGCCCGGCAAGACCTTTCGTGAGGACTGGTACCCCGACTACAAGGCCAACCGCGGCGAGACCCCGGACGACCTCAAACAGCAGTTCCCGCGCATCACCGAGCTGCTCAAGGCGATGGGCCTGCCGGTGATCGCGGTCCCCGGTGTCGAGGCCGATGATGTCATCGGCACCCTCGCGCGACAGGCGCGCGGCGCCGATCTGGACGTGCTGATCGTCACCTCCGACAAGGACATGGCGCAGCTGGTGGACGACCACGTGCATCTGCTCGACACCATGAAGAACCGCCGCATGGACCCGGACGGCGTGGTCGAGAAGTTCGGTGTGCGTGCCGATCAGATCATCGACTACCTCGCCCTGATGGGCGACAGCAGCGACAACATTCCCGGCGTGCACGGTGTCGGCCCCAAGACGGCCGCCAAATGGCTGGGCCAGTACGGCACGCTGGATGCCCTGATCGCCGATGCCGACGCCATCAAGGGCAAGGCCGGCGAAAACCTGCGGTCGGCGCTGGACCACCTGCCGCTGTCGAAGCGGCTGACCACCATCGTGCTCGATGTGGAACTGCCGGTGACCCTGGACAGCCTGCGCCCCGGCGAACGTGACGAGCCCGCCATGGTCACGCTGTTCGACCGCCTCGGCTTCAAGCCGGAACGTGCCGCCGCTGCGGTCAAACCGGTGGTGCCGGATGGGACGGCCGAGGCGCCGCCGGAACCCGCCCAAGCGCCGCCGCCAAAGGAGAACGCCGAACCTACCCGCAGCATCTGCGTCACCACCGCGGAGCAGCTCGACCAGCTGATCGCCGCACTGGAACAGGCCGAACTGATCTGTGTCGACACCGAAACCGATGCCCTCGACGCTCAGCAGGCCGGGCTGGTAGGGCTGGCCTTTGCGGTGAAGGCGGGCGAAGGCTGGTACGTGCCGCTGGCGCACGACTACATGGGCGCACCGCAACAGCTCCCCATGGCCGAGGTGTTGGCGCGGGTGAAACCGCTGCTGGAGAGCCCGGACCGGCCCAAGGTCGGCCAGCACCTCAAATACGACCTCAATGTGCTGCGCCGGCATGGCATCGAGGTGCAGGGGGTCGCGCACGACACCATGCTGCAAAGCTACGTGCTCGACGCCGCCGGGCACCGGCACGACATGGATACCCTGGCGCGCAAGTACCTCGACCACACCACCACCACCTTTGCCGACATCGCGGGCAAGGGCAAGGCGCAGTTGAGCTTCAACCAGGTGGCACTGGAGCAGGCGGCACCCTACTCCGCCGAAGACGCCGACATCACCCTGCGGCTCCATCAGACGCTGTTCCCGCGGCTGCAGGCCGAGCCCACGCTGGAGGCGGTCTATCGTGAGCTGGAAATGCCGCTGGTGCCGGTACTGGCCGACATGGAGTACCACGGTGTGGGCGTCGACGTGCCCTTGCTCAAGCGCATCAGTACCGAGCTGGCGCAGCGCATGGAAACCCTGGAGAAGGACTGCTTCGAAGCGGCCGGCCAACCCTTCAACCTCGGCTCGCCGAAACAGCTCGGCGCCATCCTGTTCGACCAGCTCGGCCTGCGGGTGGTGAGCAAGACCCCGAAGGGTGAGCCCTCCACCGCCGAGGACGTACTGGAAGTGCTGGCCGACGAGCACCCGCTGCCGCGGCTGATCCTCGACTGGCGCAGCGTCGCCAAGCTGCGGTCGACCTATACCGAGACCCTGCCGCAGATGGTGAACCCGAAGACCGGGCGCATCCATACCAGCTATCACCAGGCGGTCGCGGCCACCGGCCGGCTGTCCTCGTCCGACCCCAACCTGCAGAACATCCCGATCCGTACTGCCGAGGGCCGGCGCATCCGCCAGGCCTTCGTGCCCGCCGAGGGCTGCAGTCTGCTGTCAATCGACTATTCACAGATCGAACTGCGACTGATGGCGCACTTCTCCGGCGACGACAAACTGCTGGGGGCTTTCCGCAATGGCCAGGACATCCACCGCGCCACTGCCGCCGAGGTGTTCGGGGTGGCGCTCGATGCCGTCAGCAGCGAACAACGTCGTGCCGCCAAGGCGATCAACTTCGGGCTGATCTACGGCATCTCCGCCTTCGGCCTGGCTCGCAACATCGGCGTCGGCCGCAATGAGGCGGCCGAAATCATCGAACGTTTCTTTGCCCGCTACCCGGGGGTCAAGGCCTTCATGGACGGCACCCGTGAGCGGGCGCGCGAACAAGGCTTTGTCGAAACCCTGCGCGGTCGCCGGTTGTACCTACCCAACATCAACGCCCGCAACGCGGCACAGCGTCAGTATGCCGAGCGCACCGCCATCAACGCGCCGCTGCAGGGCACGGCTGCCGATCTCATCAAGGCCGCCATGCTTGACGTCCATGGGTTCCTGCAAGATGAAGCGCCCGAGGTGCGGATGATCATGCAGGTACACGACGAACTGGTGTTCGAAGGCCCCGAGGCCATGCTCCGCGAGCTCGGGCCGGTTCTGTCGGCACGCATGTGCCGTTCATCCGTGCTGACGGTACCGTTGGTCGCCGAACCGGGCCTCGGAGCCAACTGGGACGCTTCCCACGGATAG
- the lysA gene encoding diaminopimelate decarboxylase, producing MSAFEYRDGVLHAEQVPVTSIAARFGTPAYLYSRAAIEGRYRAFSEALGGHPHQIHFAVKANSNIAVLNVLARLGSGFDIVSGGELMRVLRAGGDPAKVVFSGVGKTEAEMTMALEAGIGCFNVESASELHRLNAVATRRGQRAPVALRVNPDVDAKTHPYISTGMKDNKFGIDIPRAEALYAEAATLPGITLHGIASHIGSQLLDIQPLLDALDRVLAMIDRLAANGITLRHIDVGGGLGVQYRDEVAPDPAVWAAAVKQRLGGRDLVIGTEPGRAIVGEAGLLLMRVEALKAGEGKHFAVVDAAMNDLLRPTLYQAWMDILRVTANSDADSRDYDIVGPICETGDWLGKARHLRLSEGDLLAVRTAGAYGFVMASNYNTRPRPVELMVDGDQVYVIRERESLDDLLRGERLLP from the coding sequence ATGAGCGCCTTCGAATACCGTGACGGTGTGCTGCATGCCGAGCAGGTGCCGGTCACCTCGATTGCCGCGCGCTTCGGCACACCGGCCTACCTGTATTCCCGTGCCGCCATCGAGGGCCGCTACCGCGCCTTCAGCGAGGCGCTGGGCGGGCATCCGCACCAGATCCATTTCGCGGTCAAGGCCAATTCCAACATCGCCGTGCTCAATGTGCTGGCACGCCTTGGCAGCGGTTTCGACATCGTCTCCGGTGGCGAGCTGATGCGGGTGCTGCGGGCCGGTGGCGATCCGGCCAAGGTGGTGTTCTCCGGCGTTGGCAAAACCGAAGCCGAGATGACCATGGCACTGGAAGCCGGTATCGGCTGCTTCAATGTGGAATCGGCATCGGAACTACACCGGCTCAATGCGGTGGCGACACGGCGCGGCCAGCGTGCCCCGGTGGCCCTTCGGGTCAACCCGGACGTGGATGCCAAGACCCATCCGTATATCTCGACCGGGATGAAGGACAACAAGTTCGGCATCGACATTCCCCGCGCCGAAGCGCTGTATGCCGAAGCCGCCACGCTGCCCGGCATCACCCTGCACGGCATTGCCAGCCACATCGGCTCGCAGTTGCTGGACATCCAACCGCTGCTGGATGCGCTGGACCGGGTGCTGGCGATGATCGACCGGCTGGCCGCCAACGGCATCACCCTGCGCCACATCGATGTCGGTGGTGGCCTGGGCGTGCAGTACCGCGATGAAGTGGCGCCCGACCCGGCGGTGTGGGCCGCCGCGGTCAAACAGCGTCTGGGCGGCCGCGACCTGGTCATCGGCACCGAGCCCGGACGCGCCATCGTCGGCGAGGCCGGGCTGCTGCTGATGCGGGTGGAAGCACTCAAGGCAGGTGAGGGCAAGCACTTCGCGGTGGTCGATGCGGCCATGAATGACCTGCTGCGCCCCACCCTCTACCAAGCGTGGATGGACATCCTGCGAGTCACCGCCAACAGCGATGCCGACAGCCGCGACTACGACATCGTCGGCCCCATCTGCGAAACCGGCGACTGGCTGGGCAAGGCCCGTCATCTGCGCCTGAGCGAGGGCGACCTGCTGGCCGTGCGCACCGCCGGGGCCTACGGCTTCGTCATGGCGTCCAACTACAACACCCGACCGCGACCGGTGGAACTGATGGTCGACGGCGATCAGGTCTACGTCATTCGCGAGCGGGAAAGCCTCGACGACCTGCTGCGCGGCGAGCGCCTGCTGCCATGA
- the lptM gene encoding LPS translocon maturation chaperone LptM, which yields MRLLVLTFLICLLGGCGQSGALYLPEAPQAAPTAAPQTENTPTETPSADADGTPAGSSP from the coding sequence ATGCGACTGCTCGTTCTCACCTTCCTGATCTGTCTGCTGGGTGGCTGCGGCCAGTCCGGCGCACTCTACCTGCCCGAGGCACCGCAGGCGGCACCGACCGCCGCTCCGCAGACCGAAAACACGCCAACCGAGACGCCGTCCGCTGACGCTGACGGGACGCCGGCAGGGTCATCGCCATGA
- a CDS encoding alpha/beta hydrolase, whose translation MTLHETETEVVLEPAAPATAAVVWLHGLGADGHDFVPIVPELRLPADHRIRFIFPHAPVRRVTLNGNMPMRAWFDIYGLDRDGPQDSEGIEAARQRVRGRIGDLVDDGIPAARIVLAGFSQGGAVAMHTALRMPESLGGLLPLSTYLPLASTLTAATATAPTSLPILMMHGQFDPVLPLTLGQAARDQLSGLGYSVDWRDYPMQHQVCMEQITEIGRWIKTLLAAT comes from the coding sequence ATGACCCTGCACGAGACCGAGACCGAGGTTGTCCTCGAACCCGCCGCACCCGCGACTGCCGCTGTGGTCTGGCTGCACGGCCTGGGTGCCGATGGCCATGACTTCGTCCCCATCGTGCCGGAACTTCGGCTACCCGCCGATCACCGCATCCGCTTCATCTTCCCGCATGCACCGGTGCGGCGGGTGACGCTCAACGGCAACATGCCGATGCGCGCCTGGTTCGACATCTACGGCCTCGACCGCGACGGCCCGCAGGACAGCGAGGGGATCGAAGCGGCCCGGCAGCGGGTGCGCGGACGCATTGGTGATCTGGTGGACGACGGCATTCCGGCCGCCCGCATCGTGCTGGCCGGCTTCTCGCAAGGCGGCGCCGTGGCCATGCACACGGCCCTTCGGATGCCGGAGAGCCTCGGCGGGTTGCTGCCGCTGTCGACCTATCTGCCGCTGGCATCGACCCTCACCGCCGCCACCGCGACCGCGCCGACAAGCCTGCCGATCCTGATGATGCACGGGCAGTTCGATCCGGTACTGCCGCTGACCCTGGGTCAGGCGGCGCGTGACCAGCTGAGCGGCCTGGGCTATTCGGTGGACTGGCGTGACTACCCGATGCAGCACCAGGTGTGCATGGAACAAATCACCGAGATCGGTCGTTGGATCAAGACCCTGCTTGCCGCCACCTGA
- a CDS encoding ABC transporter ATP-binding protein, with amino-acid sequence MSAILSIQQVDKTYASGHRALKDINLEIARGEIFALLGPNGAGKTTLISIICGLVNASAGSITADGHDIHRDFRAARSKIGLVPQELTTDAFESVWATVTFSRGLFGKPPNPAFVEKILRDLSLWDKKDARIMTLSGGMKRRVMIAKALSHEPTILFLDEPSAGVDVELRRDMWGMVRRLRDSGVTIILTTHYIEEAEEMADRIGVIRKGELIVVEPTRTLMQRLGKKELAVHLQQPLTSLPAALADLPLTLADGGHALVYTYDAQGADTGIAPLLRRLGEQGIDFKDLQSRESSLEEIFVSLVQESA; translated from the coding sequence ATGTCCGCCATTCTCTCCATCCAGCAGGTCGACAAGACCTACGCTTCCGGGCACCGGGCGCTCAAGGACATCAACCTGGAGATCGCGCGCGGTGAGATCTTCGCCCTGCTGGGCCCCAACGGTGCCGGCAAGACGACGCTGATCAGCATCATCTGTGGCCTGGTCAACGCCAGCGCCGGCAGCATTACCGCCGATGGCCATGACATCCATCGCGACTTCCGCGCAGCACGCAGCAAGATCGGCCTGGTGCCACAGGAGCTGACCACCGATGCCTTCGAAAGCGTCTGGGCGACGGTGACCTTCAGCCGAGGCCTGTTCGGCAAGCCGCCCAATCCGGCCTTCGTGGAAAAGATCCTGCGCGACCTGTCGCTGTGGGACAAGAAGGACGCCCGCATCATGACGCTCTCGGGCGGCATGAAGCGGCGGGTGATGATCGCCAAGGCGCTGTCGCATGAACCCACCATCCTGTTCCTCGACGAGCCCTCCGCCGGCGTCGACGTCGAACTGCGGCGCGACATGTGGGGCATGGTGCGGCGGCTGCGCGACAGTGGGGTCACCATCATCCTCACCACCCACTACATCGAGGAAGCCGAGGAGATGGCCGACCGCATCGGCGTGATCCGCAAGGGCGAGCTGATCGTGGTGGAGCCCACCCGCACCCTGATGCAGAGGTTGGGCAAGAAGGAACTGGCGGTGCATCTGCAACAGCCGCTGACATCGCTGCCGGCGGCGCTGGCCGATCTGCCGCTGACCCTCGCCGATGGCGGCCATGCATTGGTCTATACCTACGATGCTCAGGGGGCGGATACCGGTATCGCGCCGCTGCTGCGGCGGCTGGGGGAACAGGGCATCGACTTCAAGGACCTGCAGTCGCGCGAAAGCTCGCTGGAGGAAATCTTCGTCAGCCTGGTGCAGGAATCCGCATGA
- a CDS encoding ABC transporter permease, whose translation MNRYAIQAIYRFEMARTFRTLAQSIAAPVISTSLYFVVFGAAIGSRVGEIDGIAYGAFIIPGLIMLSLLSESISNAAFGIYMPRWSGTIYEVLSAPVSFVEIVIGYVGAAATKSVMIGTIILLTARVFIPYEIAHPLWMLGFLLLTAVTFSLFGFILGVWADGFEKLQIIPLLVVTPLTFLGGAFYSINMLPEPWQQLSLFNPVVYLVSGFRWAFFGSADVSIGISLGMTLGFLAVCLVLVAWIFKTGYRLKQ comes from the coding sequence ATGAACCGCTATGCCATCCAGGCCATCTACCGTTTCGAGATGGCCCGCACCTTCCGAACCCTGGCGCAAAGCATCGCCGCACCGGTGATCTCCACCTCGCTCTACTTTGTGGTGTTCGGTGCCGCCATCGGTTCCCGCGTCGGCGAGATTGACGGCATTGCCTACGGCGCCTTCATCATCCCCGGGCTGATCATGCTGTCGCTGCTGTCCGAGAGCATCTCCAACGCCGCCTTCGGCATCTACATGCCGCGCTGGTCCGGCACCATCTACGAAGTGCTGTCGGCCCCCGTCAGCTTCGTCGAGATCGTCATCGGCTACGTCGGCGCCGCCGCCACCAAGTCGGTGATGATCGGCACCATCATCCTGCTGACGGCGCGCGTGTTCATTCCCTACGAGATCGCCCACCCGCTGTGGATGCTCGGCTTTCTGCTGCTGACCGCCGTCACCTTCAGCCTGTTCGGCTTCATTCTCGGGGTGTGGGCCGACGGCTTCGAGAAGCTGCAGATCATCCCCCTGCTGGTGGTGACGCCGCTGACCTTCCTCGGCGGCGCCTTCTATTCCATCAACATGCTGCCCGAGCCCTGGCAGCAGCTCAGCCTGTTCAACCCGGTGGTGTACCTGGTGAGCGGCTTCCGCTGGGCCTTCTTCGGCAGCGCCGACGTCAGCATCGGCATCAGCCTCGGCATGACCCTCGGCTTCCTCGCCGTCTGCCTGGTGCTGGTGGCGTGGATATTCAAGACCGGGTATCGGCTGAAGCAGTAG